atttacgaggatgttgccaggactggaaaaatgcaggcacgaggaaagattgaacaggtgtggttattctccttggaacagagaaggctgagaggagatctgattgaaatgtacaaaatctgaggagcctggatagagtggaggtgaaggatttattcgccttctcagagaggtcagtgatgagggggcagaactttaaactgattgctagaaaaatagaggggagatgaggacaaaatgttttcacccagaggatggtagtgatctgaacctcactgcctgaaagggtagctgaggcagagactctctactcattgaaaaggaatctggatatgcacctcagctcccataatctgcagggctatgaaccaaatgctagaaggtggcagtggaataggtggatcctttttcggctggctcagccaggatggggcaaagtggcctctttctgtgccttcgacattttatgcttctatgattctatagttcttggaagcttcaaatacgaaattattcctcttctccattgatattcgttctctgcttttgaccaatcttttatatggtaatttaaatggcatcttatttacaggtctttcggatctatgtctggttgttccccttatgtattcctttccttgaatgaaaacagttggtcagactaatcagagcaagatgccactcaacttcacaaccagtcatttcgttttagcctttttcaacgtctggccccaagttgcaccattgtatgttttggggttttgaggctaaaacacttctatttaaaaattctcagttctgagttttcaatttattacaatggggttctcagttgtgcctgacctcgcATGTTGCAAATAATGGCTAGTTATgaacccagtataatttattaagctcgatgttataaatacttaacaaaaaggcactgacgacaacatggacgtttcttatccttcaagaccaggattccttgaattgttgccggcacaggcgatgcctttgttctcctgtcactgaattgacattacgttgacctgtgtttcagaataattacacaacaggcaccattataaactgtaccagcaaagactctgagtttccatcttttgggcttccgattccttattatgatttcctttgaattacctcttccattagtttaccgtgtggttcaactgccgtcactgcacttctgtaattacagtggagtacgctaaaagcatgtTCATCTCTTATTTACTTGgctcctagagttaacatttcattgtgtgaacaaataacacatccttgcaaatacaaagcagttggacaatcaatgtttcatcttcttatcaacaatgccaactgtcgtaaacaattcacctcaacattcccaagatgccaaagcaattgagaataaatgtgcctcgtgaaatatcaggaagcaatgttgtttttaaatataaatgttttcttctgcagatatatttaattgatcaagtcagttagcatacctATTAAACTGCATGATTCTTGTTTCATgagaggtgtcatatccagttcaagcttcttttagggagttcctttagggagcgctatcactctcctcctgactccttgacgaaggtcatctctttccctttgctcactgctcgttatcttttttgattcctgctaatttacttcccaccctcttgctctcgaccccctcttcccgtcactaacagctctagtgtttgtctttactcctgcaatccattttcttctggacgtccagcagtcacctcttgtccattgacCACTGGATCTTTTAGCTGgtttcagttgctttgtttatgcattaatttaaaaattgatgtaactggatatttcaccgcgctctttaactgctctctgaattcggactgaatggccacataaataaatgtgtttgtacagcaacttaaattcctcaGCATATATGCAACATTTTCAAAGAGATAATAAGAAGcatcatctaagaaatgaccaatgcgaaaaatatataacacatacaccaaccacagaattatgaagctgccagatatggtgaagagtaaaatcatggacttcctccttctctccatttcagagtcactgtgattatctttcttgctctgaaccctcagtcTCTGACGGACTCGACtgttcactaaaatgtgtctgaaggtcagagcgttcagcaacagaattaaactgaatggcattattggtgttaaagctttttcaaacattctaaatccaatccatcgagggtcagtaaaatagcttcgcttattaaAGCAGaaccattctacattgtcgattaccagaaaaggtttaaatctaaagtagatgggaatattttttagacagagcagaatgccagttgttgacagaaccacagtcgcagtttttctggtgcaatatttcgatttcagcttctggcaacaaatggcgacaaatcgatcaaatgtgaaagcgatggcgaaccaaaccgaacagtcgatggctgcacgcatcaagacatagtgagagcgacacacaaaggtgagatacaggaaatttaatgggaaataataatcattgattctccggagtatgatctcagtgataatgaccagtagatccgctgttgacatggccaccaggtaacgggtggtgcagctggagagtccgcaatttcccttggacaggatcacaattgagattaaattaactgtaaaggagagaagggaaaaatggctgtaaattactgaaaaacattctccgctcctcaaccctggcaggaaggattttagcaccaaaaccgggtggattgggatcaggtcagatcgggtccataatcccaacctgcctccaaccccagcacttccagattgaacaaatcctggacgggcaggtacagcacgccgctcatcagacgctggtaaactagttaaatataacaacgtggagcccaagaatgggtagactggagaactgcacccggtctccaaccactcccagtgtaggaacccatcccggaatcgaatcactccctgggttcgaagaaattcctccctgattcgaaccagtccctcggatcggagacactcatacgtcttggaccactccctctgatgtataaatgagttaaattgaaaagggaatttactgagtcgatgcaaatgtgatcacagcacaggctttcatttctacaggaatatcgtcagaagaaaagtgtcataataacgtattagaaaggtggtgattgaacacgtgaataatgtgtactcatctggactacacatgatacaaatatccagggtaaccagcaggtgcacgtattcttcacaaaaataatcccatagcagggagattatagttattgggatatatgttgtggctccattatgtcgataagagaaggatgattgttgaactaatagaggcatttaaaaaatttttaaaaagggttcgagagggaaaacgtggacctgatattcccactttgctggtgaccagttctgtatttcctcaaaataagatggtcatcagtaAATacgcgatggaattcaagagagacctatttacttgtactgctgagaacgtggaattgagacctcttgcagtagttgcaatggaagaaaaaataagaagaagtgaggttagtgcatgatggagacaggattggacggatatgctgataggattagatgagctggaatgaagagaggctcgtgcagagcaggaagactgtcctaatccagttgtaccgaatgcccagattctgtgttgtaaaatcaataagttgtctattaacatgtcatagtcatcagtgtttttcgtaatattgaagaggattatttattattgcagtgcacttgtgagcaaacgcttctcaggactgtgctcgggaaggaaattaatcagcacctgatggtgctgtcaacaactataattagaattagaataagatggggacccgcactgaatacaattacagatactccagcaaatacatgttccctggagttgcattgtccacaccagttagtcagccacaatcattacaattctagagtgtcagagactcctaGTTGTACATGAttactgaggtcaggtgctccactccagttagtgcacatacacagtacaattctacactaacagataattccagtaatccttcccctctgagattttcctgctttgagctgtgattctacagaacacaacattccaaataattcaataactttacaatgcagagtgtcttgagctagaaacagttgagactacagattaaaactgcacagctaattcaggaaattaatgcaattatattattgagtgtgtgtctgtgtaactgtaaccattcgatctcatgtaatattattattcccatgctaatggaagaaaccagctcatacaaagatttacaaaacttcattggttatagatacttaccaggaacgccaattacagcaaggatcacgtagaatattttcctgacccattgaattggtccgtgcatttgctgcttggagtgatcggtctgttcgcgctgcaggtaatatctctgaaatacattctgaggtgacacattcccagtgcattaactttataccctcccggatctctatgGGGATACATAGGTTGCAAAATTTTTCGAACAGTttctcttaatctttgaacaaacagattacgacagttgtgctaattccctgttgatggaatatattttccactaaaattgaattggagccatccccatccccacccccaagtctggacaaatctgatcacaataaacaactaatcataactggaagctgtgttcaacagaaataaaggaagtccgagaaaaatcatgagtcccatctgtggatGTCATGTTATTTTAGTGATTGCCTGcgctctgcatgactattcagaaattaaattcctaacgtcggagaagcctgtaacggatgttcgtcaagactttggatgctctctttatctgtgcaattccgttcaacaattcatatattcaaacaaaaaggagtatagaatggttgcaacatagCAGTTGGCCATTAGGTCTGTCttgaccatgtcagctctctgcacgggcagctcagctaatctcactccaacatctcctcctcactgacctgcattgtttttctcttcagttgttcattcacttcgcttctgattgattctgtcttcaccactctctcaggcgttcatttcatatcctaaacacgtgcttggaaacatacgttttccctcatgtcgccattgattcttttgccattcccttaaacctgtgtccattGCTTTTCGCCAgttttgccaatgagagcagtttctctctgtctactctgtttaaacaacATATGGTTTGGAACAagtctatcaaactctctctcaatttcctcttcaaGGAGAAAAACCTTGATTCTCtattctgtcggcataaaacatctgtcacccctgtaattttcacttgaacattttctacacctgctctaAAACCTCAAAGTGTGGTCcctcgaactggacacaatggcaggattttcaatattgctctctccctcacacggtccgaactactccgtttcccttttcaacctctttatgcaatacatcgatcattgtggctgtgtcaaacccttgttcacatcgagctccaaaatttaatcaaatttgcattgaaacaTTTGTGCCTCtcgcgcctgaaaacggtccatctgtgactccttacatctcttccacgaatttcctccctcaatataggtgtacagactctgcatcaatatttactatgatccaccaacttccacagttatcttgaccacacttcctcaaactccactttgcataaataataacttccattttcttagtttcctcatcgccttttgtttgtttaaacgattaCATTTTCCATACCAGTCCTTCTGTCGtcttttcatttcacattaaccgtgcattcctcacattagtttttcagaggcctcagctttatctgttccatcacccgagtgactgtcctcacctccttccctaccttccagaaccatgatattaattcacttattctcactatccactccaaccgcctccaccttcaacacatcatcctcctccatttccaccatgtccaactaaaatcgcgaacaaaatatctgtattcactcttccgtcacatcaaagatgaggtttgcttgcccgcagctcctttctatgcaagtgcaagagatgcaacagatttcctctcacctaaggtcattagaaataaaagagggagtaggccattcagcccatagatcatgttctgccattctataccataatggcttatctgaccatggccgtaattccaatttcctgccagacaacagtaagtcttcagtcccacgtaaatgaaaagtcagtctaaaccagccttgaatatattcaatgacccagacaccACTGACTTCtgcgtaagtgaattctaaatgcgattgaacttcaagagaagaaattcctcctcatcaccattttaactgggagaccgcctattcataaacggtagagaatgtgctgagctcggaaCCAGGCAGGGTatcaatgtaacacacatctggtcttagactgaggcagcaaggtgaaggcttcttgctccttggatgtgggcattgctggcgaggctgagatttgttatccacctttagtttctcttggggacgtggtggagagccaccttcttgaaacgctggactccatctgctttagctacacccgcagtacaatgagaaaggaggttccaggattttgacccagcaattgtgaagaaatgaggatgtcgttccaactcaggatgtctgtggttggagggaactttcaggtgttcatgtttccatgcgtctgccacccttatccttttaggtgttagcggtctcgtgcttgaaatgagctgtcgaaataaatttagtaacttcctgcggtgtgatgttatatatggtgcacacggcagccactgtgtgctggtggtggaatgaattaagtgttagtatggtgcatcggaggcacatcaaccaagtacatttgcttggatcctgctgaggcacttgagttttgttggcggcggcacaggtCCAGAAAAGTGTagtatattccattattcctgacttatgccttgtagattgttgaTGGAAAAGTCAGTGAGTCATttattgcataaatcccagcgtctgatcttctcttgagcaacaacatttatttggccggcccagttaaaattctgatcaaaggtaacgcctatgatattgataatgtCGTAATTGGGGACTGACAACGACgattaatatcaaggggaggtggttagattctctcctgttggacaaggccatttcatggcaaatgtgtgatgtgattTTTAGTTGTCTATCagctgcccaaatctgatgcaaacaatgcaaaaatgccgtgttttttgtgggagtgaaagaagacagtttcagtttgtccgtcattcatccagagtaaatgtcttctcatcttggcctcaatctttgaccgaatgattgaaagaggcaaatcacagggtagttgggggatggacaaactgtcgttggtctatttgttgaaacaagccattagcttcatgattggctgtgataatttcgaaaagatacattgtaatgatcaagagaacatggaaaatacgcaggtttgcgtcatatatggacaagaggaggggtcattggatctgatacaggctgttcaattccccatcaatgtttagttacatgttttaaatgggaggtcacaatatggatagttaagatgctgtgtatcgaaccttggggcattcaaggcttaatcttgggaattatatgaaccatcacttcccacaacatggcggtccatcgtagtaacaggggggattgcagaatgggtgtgcgagggttcgggctaatgggagggccaaccttgccttcttgttgatggaactgtagcaCGAGTGTCCAGgtggtaggtgatggaggaagctgttagcagcacagctctgactcagagttctggaagtgattgacaacagattgcagagttccacggaatataagtaatacaattccggcccccaggatatcattttatcttctgggttaccttaacacagcagcaagaagcctttacccctgaggactatgtcagttggctgtaaaggcaaagctgccacaggtttcacatttgtaACAATAAGAATCCAAAGATGTGGATTCACtgatgaatcagattcaatcctttgtcagttcaaaaatcttcctatttcaataatttcgtttcctttctcaagaaggtctattttccctcgtaattttacatgttgttccaaatatttatgtgattttatgttcgatttcgcacaatatcaggatggatcaattttacacttactaacttggcattcaacaaaccccctaaaaaatcttcaaggcaaacctgccagcaaaagcaagcccacgtccttctgcgtctcccacacatgaattacaattattgcagattttttactttgtggtgagtaggttccttgttgatttgaattaccctgagggagggactcatagcctcatagaatatttagttcacctgcactgcacggcctgaagtcaggcaaatcccacgccctgacagagatcaacaaaggaacatgaaacatcccaattacaagatctgatcctgggtaggcgcaaaatgtaaatttcttaaacatgcatctgtcaaaggataaagcaggagccagtcttacttccacataggtttattcacaataatccataccgcataagtgccgacagcatttctcttctccagaccgtacccctccccaggtggaaactggttattccatatgcaccctgatctttccacaattagtatcagctgcgcttagtcacaattagagcatgcagctatacatactcaattgataaattatttgcaacattggttcatTCGCAGCATTTTGCTATCATTCcatgaatgtgtccattgtacattcttatttgtcttgtgattcctgttcgaatattcaagctacatgtgagaatttcagatcctgtttgaagaacagaactgctcttcacatgtcctgcattgcatgaattcacaccctctagactgttcattcaacactccccacgaaatctaacactatcgcactcactcacacagcgacatacacaaacacacttaaggaaagtacagttgaaaagaatagtgcacttttacagcttataatcaaaataatagttcataattcacatggctcacagtcgaaaagacacgttgcagaccttatgaaaaagacaccttcactcctgaagtgtagcttagctaagttcaacagccagagtcacgttctgaatggctttcaggattctcttgacgggacagtatttctgcaggccacaaacttggttgctttcagtctcgttaccacgaggccactttgcagtattggtgggttcgaaatAGAACAGGTTTGGAGACGTCACCATGCTGCCGTGTCCAATTATTTcggcatagatttttctgccctttttgctgttgctgttgtgactttcttcagatagcagttaaagaataaaactaaaccaacatggttagctgaccttgtgcattatcacatttccctttctcaaatatggtgttggaattagggtgattattcattatctggcttattgcttgattactgtctttgtttcagaaagacccattctgttcaggattgcctcttggattgtctcaggatacgtggagttgccacttcttagtctggaatgtatcattttgtccttgcgagacagtatggctgtttagaaattcactgatcaggtcagataacctttggtggccattatttgcggctcgtgtggtccattttaaaagaaaagtcagttacaaaatcttACACACTCAGTGCAAATCTGTGTAAAAAGATCTGAATTTGaaatggctctactgggcatggcaataatattaaattaattgtgtcaaatgatgtTAGTGCTCAAatatattctttggcctccttctctggAGTGGCAATGAgtgagcgtctggaggtggtcagtggtgtgtggagcagcgcctggagtggctatacaggccaattctatttatttatttatatttatttatttagagatacagcactgaaacaggcccttcggcctaccgagtctgtgccgaccaacaaccacccatttatactaacactaccgtaatgccatatcccctaccacctacctacaccaggggcaatttacattggccaatttacctatcacctgcgactgctggataggtttgtcccgatgaggcagggaagggatggtagggtgaaggaaccttggatgacaagagatgtggaacagcgagtcaagaggaagaaggaagcttacttaattatttattttttttatttagagatacaacactgaaacaggccctttggcccactgagtctgtgccgaccatcaaccacccatctgtactaatcctacactaatttcatattcttaccatttccccacatttccctaccatctacctatactaggggcaatttataatggccaatttaactatcaacctgcaagtctttggcatgtgtgaggaaaccggagcgcacggaagaaacctacgcagacacagggagcacttgctaactccacacaggcagtacccagaaatgatcctgggtcgctagagctgtgaggctgcggtgcgaaccactacgccagtgtgccgcccgacgctaaggttgagaaaggaaggatcagacagggctctagagggttacaaggtagccaggaaggaacggaagaatggacttaggagagctagaagtggacatgagaaagtcttggcgggtaggattaaggaaaatccctcggcgttccacacttatgtgaggaacaagaggatggccagcgtgagggtagggcctatcagggataggggagggaacttgtgcctggagtcggaggaggcaggggtggtcctaaatgaatactttgcttcagtattcactagtgagagggaccgggTCGTTTCtgaggacaacgtgaaacaggctgacaagctcgaacaggttgattttAAGAGAGAAGATGtggtggaaattttgaatgatttgaggacagATAATTCCCTTGTTCAagtaagggaatagggataacgctgggaataatagaccagtcagtctCGCGTCGGTCGTGGaaatattattggagaggattctgagatataggatttatgattacttggaaaaacattgtttgattagagacagtcagcatggctttgtgaggggcaggtcatgccacacaatccttattgaattctttgaagatgtgacaaaacatattg
This genomic window from Heterodontus francisci isolate sHetFra1 unplaced genomic scaffold, sHetFra1.hap1 HAP1_SCAFFOLD_93, whole genome shotgun sequence contains:
- the LOC137359802 gene encoding probable G-protein coupled receptor 139, whose product is MHGPIQWVRKIFYVILAVIGVPVNLISIVILSKGNCGLSSCTTRYLVAMSTADLLVIITEIILRRINDYYFPLNFLYLTFVCRSHYVLMRAAIDCSVWFAIAFTFDRFVAICCQKLKSKYCTRKTATVVLSTTGILLCLKNIPIYFRFKPFLVIDNVEWFCFNKRSYFTDPRWIGFRMFEKALTPIMPFSLILLLNALTFRHILVNSRVRQRLRVQSKKDNHSDSEMERRRKSMILLFTISGSFIILWLVYVLYIFRIGHFLDDASYYLFENVAYMLRNLSCCTNTFIYVAIQSEFREQLKSAVKYPVTSIFKLMHKQSN